The Lacerta agilis isolate rLacAgi1 chromosome 14, rLacAgi1.pri, whole genome shotgun sequence sequence CCTCACTCCCTTCCGACTTCTCTCCCGTTGGCCACGCACATTCAAAGCCTATCTTTGCAATTGTAagaactttatttttaaagttacaggtaggtagccgtgttggtctgccatagtcaaaaaaaacaaaacaaaacaaaacaaaaatcattccagtagcaccttagagaccaactaagtttgttcttggtatgagctttcgtgtgcatgcacaattcttcagatactgctactggaaggattttttttgttttgttttgatttttaaagaaagcaaagcaaagctgagACTCCTTGCCTGCTGAATTAACGCAAATGACATTAGTTTCTGTGCATTCAAGCTGCAGCCACAGGATATGCACAGCCCCAGCCACTTAAAAAAGCTACAGTGACACCTgtaggaactgggggggggggttgaactttTTGCAAATGTGGCCCCAGCACCTTTCCAGCAGGGATCCTACCACCCTGCtggaaaatgtggtttttttctggAGTTTACCCACCAGCTGAACCCTacacaaaaaggtaaaggtacccctgtctttaaaaggaaggggggagctCTGGAGTGTATCCCCCCAAATATGTCTGCCTTTCCTATACACACATTCTCAGTTCCTACCCACCTTGCTGTTCTCTTCATCAGAGGATCGCATCTCTTGCCGTTGCTCCTTGAAGCCCCAGATAGGCACTGAGACAGGCAGGGACTTGGCATACTGATGGCTGAGGGGTGGAGGGGCTGTCTGGCCAGGAGCCTCCTCACTTAGACTCCCATCTGGGAGAGAGAAATTGGGGGGAGAAAAATGGGTCAGAAGGACggaaggaaataaaaagaaatgaaccATCATAAAGCATCCTCCTCCCTAGCTACAGGAGGGAAGGGATAACATCACTCTCACAGGAACTAtgctcccatttatttcaaaTTCCTAAAACTCACTAaagcagtatttctcaaacttgggtcctcagctgttgttggactacaactcccataatccctgaccaccggtcctgctagctgggggtgatgggagttgtagtccaacaacagctaaggACCCAACACTGCACTGAAAAAGGTATGTTTCTTACAGACAAGTGATGTTGTTTTGCAGCACCCCATGAAACCTCCAGCTTTTGCTGTCATAGAATGCATCTGAGAAGGATGGTTCAGTTTTGGCTGGGAGAGGCCTGAAGAGAGACTCCACTACAGGTGTGCATGTTTCAAGCAAATGTCTCCTTCCTACTGTATAAAGTCCCTGATATGCCTCCCTTATCATTTGTAAATTTAGCAGTAACAAAAGAGTGTCAGACTCCCTTCTGGAAGTGTTCAACCAAGATAAAATCTCCTAAATGTTACTCCTTTCCTTTGCCCACCAGTTCTTACAATTAATAGATCAAGTAGTTCCCAATGGCCTGAGGCTCTTGTCAGAACAGCCCACCATATTTGCTGATCTCTTTTCCCTACCTCACCTGGACAGCAAAATTAGATGCATCTCTAGAAGCCCACTTCCGGATCATCAGGAGGTGGCtttgcgggcatcacgacccgaaCACGCGTGTAGGGGCTGAATCCAGCCCCTGCACGATTGGTAAGCCCATTCCCGCGCCTGGGTCGGCCTGGGTGGGGCGTGTCTAAGTCCCTTTAAACTAGTGGCGAGCAGGAAGCTCGCCCTCTTTGTCCTGcttcccagctggttaggttcacccgcccaccctccctttatgTTTagcattggccttgctatggacttcggttggtcgccttggttggccggggggcctggtaggactttttcccaattggactagccaagatgggttttttcacctacctcgtagcaattgtcacaactcttggtttggcggttaggcattggaaacttCAAttagaagggaggaggggaggtagcgtcatcaactgcccctcaattgaagggtattccggtaaaggtttCCAGGGGCATAGCCCTGTCCAAAGCCCGGGGaactgagggcctaaggcacgccccttacggtgatcacagggggaattctgggagatgttcatcactggggttccttattggtggttaacccttcactgactcccaacacacaggttggggtcggatatagctgataagattccaatgcctaagccaataccgctcaacatccgtaaccaataaagttgtggcctttacgcccattacaaTTGGCATAacgtgtctgtgtcattacttcttcagggaggggagggacatagccACGCAAGCTGTTTTGCAAGGATTTTTAGACAGACTCTTCCCGGCTTGCCTTACGGTTTGTAAGATGAACATGGAGCTTCCATGTTCCAAGGCAGTATCTCCAAGTCTGTTGCCAGGTGCTACATCTTAAGAGGTATGTGATATTTGGAGCCAAGTTATCAGGAGGTGGTCTGCCCACTTGAAAGCTTTCCTGAGAcatctgctttgactttgctggAGGTAGAACAAAAGGACTAGGGGGACATTTGGCTGGGAAAGGCAATTTGTTTGTCATTAGGATGCACATAACTTCTGCTGCCACCTCCCTTCAAAACCCTGGTAGAATAAGAAAAGTTAATGAATGTATGAAGCAACAGAGCCCTACTCCTTTGTACCCATTGTTCACATTTATTGTATCCTTCCTCTGAGCAGCTCAAAGCAGCAAGTGtggggcttgggggtgggggggtcaccTCTTGTATCCTCATAGACCACCTTGTAAGGTAAGCtagcctggcccaaggtcacccagtgagcttcagggccaaACAGGGATTCAAACCCAAGTTTCTCTGGTACACACTCACCACTTGGCTCTTCTGGCTGCTGATCCTCTCCGATGCCCTACAAGGAAGATCCTGACAAACAGAGAGGGGCTGCATGGGAAAAGTGGCTCCCTCAAGATACCTATAAAGCCTTGAATGACTCCAGGCCTAATGCAATCAGCAGTATCTTGGCTTCTTCCACATTTGCAGTCAACATAGTATGTACATTGTGGGAAGCTGGCAGAGGGAGTGAAGaggctaaaaaaaaataaaaaaaaggtgGGAGATTCAGCTGCCACTCACCGTCAGTGCTCTCCAGATCAGAGTCGAAGAAAGGCTCATATTCCTGGCTTGGAGAATCCTCGTCCATCacaaacaaacctggaagtgaatttaaaacaaaacagaattagATCTCGTTGAGTTGTATGCACAGGGACCCCCGAAATGAACATGAGAAGTAGCCGTTCCGGGACTGCTTATCGAGCGATCAACACAGTTACGTCCGGagaacccccccaaccccccaattATACTGGGATCCCTCACTCACTAGTTAGGTACAGCTATATTTTGCTTCAAGTTCCATCTCTCAACTGAGAGATGCAATTAGCAACTGTTAGCAAAGCATCTTCCCCTTCCTGTGGCAACTTTAAAAACTAAGAAGAACCCATTTGTTCAGGTCAATGGCCCCTCTAACCCGGCATTCTGCTCCCAagagtggccaaccatatgccctgtgggaagcctacaagcacaGGAGAACAGTCCCaccctgtggtttgcagcaactggttttcagaagcattactatcTCCAGCTCATAGCCATTGAGaaacctctcctccatgaatttgtacaatcctcttttaaagccaactggGTTGGTGGCCAATTTTAACATCGTATACCCGCATGGAACTCCTCACCAGACGAGGAGGtgaagtgtttgttgttgttgttgtttaaaaaaagcatttctgaTTTAAGAACATACTGGAGGGAAAAGATGGgagaggggttgtttttttcagtGCCGAGAGGTGCAGATTAAAGGACAAAGCATTTGTGTTCAGTCTCTGAAAAATATCACATTTCTCATTATTTCCACATCAAAATATAAGCTAAaacgggagctgggacagagcctgGAAACCTGACGACCAGTTTTGCTACATTTCCTTATGGGGCACAGAAGCAACATTGCAcgaaaattgtatttttttctgcAATAACATCTGATTGCAATGCACGTCAGCAGCCAGTTTTCTGGGACGGCAACCGGAACAGCACATAGTTAGAATGATGGGATTCACTATAGTGGCACCAAACTTTAACAGCTTTAAAAGGGgcttagataaattcatggaggataaagctatcagtgggtATTGGTAGGTggtgtgtttttggtttttattttttttatcatacagtacaatgcaataaaaaaaacaaactattctaaataataaaaaagaaaaagtgaaaggGGAGTGGGTGGGATTACAAAGCCCTCTATCAGGAGTAGACCTTAACCCTTGTCTTACACAAAAGCGGGTGGACCCTCCCAGCTTTTCACCTGGGAGCATCCCATTCATCTCGCAggctcccaccctgggagatcttcccttccctgtctCTCACACAGGGTCTTTTTCTGTTATTTATGTTCACATCAAACCACCACTCTCACTAAAGCGGTCAAGTCCGCAAGTTCTATCACCATAAACACCACTTTGCAACACTTTTGTTTCTAGGTTGTGAGCTTGGGGCTATGTTGCAACTCTTTAGGGGACAGATTTAAAGAGTCAAAAATTATACTTTCAAGTAGTGCTAAAATGGTGAGGAGCTCCTCTCCCCTTTGGGCAGGCAAGGATGGTGGTGTGCTGTGTGCCTGGATATGGATTCTGATCTGGAAAAAAAGCATTATCCAAAGTTGAGTTTCTGAGAAAGGGGCGTCTCCTATTCAGCGGGCAAAAGCAGCACCCTACAAATACTTGTAGAGCTTGAGACCCAACTACTGCATGCTAGGTGTAAGGAAACATCCAACAGGAGTGCAGAAAGCGTTACTTTGGAAGAAGCAGATTCAATGAGAAAGCCACACCAAAATTTCAGCTCATTATCTCTGTTTATTATCTGCGCTCTGAATAAGACTCGTGCATCCTGACCAGAACAGGCAAAATACTCAGGATTTTGCGGTGAAGAAACAAACACCAAGTTCCTAGAGTTAAAGGCACATTTTCAGCAGTTTTCCACAAAAGGAAATCTTGATGTTGCTATGGACAAACCTCATGCATGGAACAAACCCTTGTTGaggatgaaataataataataatggctttgAACCAAGCATTATGCTAAGCAGACTGATTCAGGTGAGCGTAGGTGCTGTAAAGCTTGCCTTCCTGAATTGAAAGAGGTCTGGTGGTTTCCTCCAGGCTACTTGAGAAGGGAGAGtcctagcagcagcagctcctgggAGGCAGGAATAATGTAGGACACATTcacgccatatatttaaagcactacgatacTAAAGGGAGCTTAAGGGTAAACAATTGAGAGTTGTTAAGAAACCCTTCCTcttctcacagacctacaatttacagagttccctgggaagaggggttggttCTTAAACCACTAAGATTTTTAAGCTCTGGGGGAGGAGTGGGGTCTcccaacaattctcagcacccttaacaaattacagctcccagaattctttgggggaagccacaactgtttcagtggtatcattgtgctttaaatgtatggtgtgaatgttgcCTTGATCCAATTTATTTCTGGCTGCTGTGACTTTTTGCTTTATTTGTTAAGATGTTGCCTTATTATACAGCATTTCAATGATGCTACTTGTAAGCATTTTAAGGAAAGCCgagataaatatttttttttccacaaACAAACCACCGACTGCACATAGACGTACCAGTGGTGTCACTGGGTTGCTCTCTCCCACCTGGCTGCTCCAATTCTGTCAATGTATTCCTGTCTCCTTCATCGTCTTCCTCTTCAGGCTCCTGGCCTCCAGAGGCCTGGGGCAAGGGCCCCTGGGGGGTAGGTGTCCTGTGTGGGGCAGGCTCATCTGAGGCATTGGTAGAGGGGCAGCTCCTGGAGTAAGACCCGTTGGTGGGACCTGGGCGAGGGGCAGAAGGAGGACGGGCAGCATAGGTAAAGGCGGTGGTCTTATGAACCACCGCGATATCTTCGAGGTAGCGTTGAACGGCATCAGCCAGAGCCCCACTTCCATGCTGTGCGTAGCTGAAGCCACCAGGGGGTGGGGCCCTGAAGGCGGTGAGCAGCACTATCTCATTGCCTGTCTGACGCCGGTACTGTTCTGCTGCAGCAACCAGGGCCGCCCAGCTCTCCTTGTGGTTATCCGCCATGTTCGTCATCCTACAGGGAAACAAAAAAGAGAAGGGGCACACACGTTAATGTTAGGGAAATAGCAGCTGGGCAAACGTTAAGGGCTTTAGTTGACTGAAATATTAAATTGGTTTAAATTATATGGATGAAACAGTACTTGAGAGGCAACCCAACAACCTTTCCTTTTGACCACACGCATGGACCGTATTTGAAGAGAATTGCATGTAATGCCTCTTCTAAAGCAGCACCTGCTACCCACTATTTCTGTAAGCATTTGTATCGAAACAAGAATCATTCTTATTAAAGAGAACTGTTGCCTAATCTATCAGGGGCAAACTTTTGCCATTGGGAAGGAAGGCAAACTAGCACATTTAAGCAGGGAGGGTCAAGAAGGAACGTCTCCAGGGTCAccagaaaagggcaagcagaaAAGGCTACCCCTAACCAGACCCCGAGGCTCtctttttttgggaggtgggTAGTAAACAGTGGGGTCCTTTCTAACGGGTCGCAGTGAGGGATGGAAACagggagccaggactcctgggttctgctCCAGCAATACGGCAAAACGCACGTTCATCCCTTTGAGGGCGGGGGAGGCAGGTCACAATATCTCCAGACAAACAACGCTAaacgggaggaggaagagaagaagcggGGGCAGAAACAGGCAGAAACAAacaccttcccccctccccttccaagaAGGGctccagagggaggggggaaagggctgcATTACCTGCCAGCGCCTCTCAGTTCTTCCTCCGCcgaagcctccccacccccctcgggGGCCACCACTCGGAACCCTGACCTCTCACCTTTGACCCTCCCCAAGACACTTATGggcccccctcctcttccaaacaaccgcctccgcctccgcctccccccccgGAGGCCCCGCCCACTCCCTCTGCCCTCACAAGGCATGAGAGAGGCGCCCGCACGTTTCCCGTTACTAAGATGGCGGAGCTAAAAGAGCGCAGCGCCCCCTCCCTTTTAAGGGCCCGaggggtttttttccccatgCCCGATTCAAAGATGGAGGACGGAGAGCGAGGGGCTGGCCCCGCCCGAGGCTACTGCGGCCTGCGCGCGCCTTCTCCTAAGGCAGTCCCTGCCGAGCTCAGTGGGGGTTGCTCTCAGGTAAGCGCGCAGGGCAAGGACCGCAGCCGAGAGCGCACAACGCAACGCCCTTCCTAAAAGTGGACCGGGAGCTTCGAGGCGCTCCGTgcaaggatggaggaggaggaggaggctcggCGCTGCCCCCTTGCGAAAACGGCTCTGCCATTTAACTTCACTCAGGCCTGAACGGCCATTAATAACGGCAAAGCCGCCCATCCTTTTTTCCTTGGGCCCTTTTCAGCTTGGTGCCTTCGGGACAGAATCTCTCTGCACTTCGCGCGGGGAAGAGTTCGTGTGGGGAGCACTTCCGGTTTGGCCCGGAAGTGGGTGAACCTCTGCGAACAGTGTGCGTCGCTCTACCCTTTTTCTAtctctttgttgttcagtcgttcagtcgtgtccgactcttcgtgacccccatggaccagagcacgccaggcacgcctgtctttcactgcctcccgcagtttggccaaactcatactagtTTCTACGCGTAATAAATGGCGTTCGCCTCCTCGATAAAGGCGACAGGAAACAGGGCGCGGTAGGAAGCGGTAGCCCTCCCGCTGTAGTCCCTTTCCCTATATAAAGATGGTGGGCGCGTCAactttcttctcccctccctccctgcttgtatTTGATACGCTGTTGCGTTGTTTTTTCCTAGCTGATGGCGGTTCGGTTATAAACGTTCATACCCCGTATTTAAGCATAAAAGCACATTTCTATTTGGCCCGACATGAGCTCCCTTTCCTGTCAGTGTTTGTGGTATAATCCGATTGGTGCCCTTTGCCCACTGACGGGAAAGATCGCAAAGCCGCGGCCCTATACCAAAATGGCGGCAGAAGCGTCCGCAGACGTGGCGCCCGTAAGCGTTCCTGCCAGAAACAAGGATGGGGgccggggtgggtgggaagagggtggagcaaatgGAGCAGGAAATGACGGTTTGTTTTTCCGGAAGTGGCTGTCAGGGAGAATGGAGTTAGGGGGCTGCAGGGTGAGGGAGGCCTTCCCCCCCAGTGGGGCAGGGCTGGCCAGGCTCCTCGGAGAAGGGGAGGCTTGCGGGGAGGTTTGGGTTTCCCCTCTCTCGGAGAGCTCACATTTGTCCCCCAGGAGCGGAGCGGGAGGGTCTCTTTCCTCCTCTTGAGCGCAGTGGGAGGTTGGTAGAGCGGCTCTCTCGTCCCCTCAGCTGGATAGTTAGTGGGGAGAAGCGGAATCTGACCCCCTTCCTGGGTAGAAGTTCCTAAAAGGTCCTTGCTCTGAGTTGTTTTTATAAAGTCGCCCTTCCTCTTACTTTAGCGTTATTGAGGGGTCCTTTGGGAGGCCGTAAAGCAGCGGCCTTAGTTTGAGGCAGGGCTTCCCTTCCCCGGCTGCATTCTAGGAGGTGGGCGGGGGGTGCCAGTGAACCTGCTTCTTGTGCTGACCTCCTGTTTTTATCCTGTCCTCCTTCAGGTTGCATTTGAGAAGGATGGTGTCTATTTACACACCAGCGCAAAGCGTCATCCTGACCAGGATTCCCTTATTCCAGGGGTTATACGCATAATCGAGAAGGTTGGTTGAGGTGGGATACAAGTTGGAGTTGGAAAAGGGATGAGGGAAGGGTTGTGCACCCAAGATAGAAAAAAGGTCAGGGCCGTGTGCACGTGGTGTGTGGTGGTAGAATTTGGTCGGTATAGATTTCAGCATTCTGAGTACGCCGGGCTTTGATTTTAAAGAGTGTTCCTAGCACTCGTGATTTCAGAAGTAGGCTTGAAAAACTGTAAGCTGTGCCTGGTGACATTGTGAAAAGGTGTAGGCAGTACCTGGTGACATCTTGGAATATAGAGTGGGTGTAGGCTTGAACAGATTTTCCACTAATTGGGGATGAGTCACTTTCGTAGGAGAAGGAAGAGGTATACAGAGGTGGCAATCCTTTAGTGCTCAGCATAGTTTCTTATTCTTCCCTGAGGCTAGGAGAATCAGTAATGCTATTCAAATTTCCTTAAACTTATATCATCTAGGTGATCAAATTCAGATTACTTTGTGACAGCATCTAGATTGTTTTAGTAAAGTGTGTGTACACAGTTATGGATATCTTTTTTATGACTCTCTCATGAGATTGTCTTTCTCCATTTATTCAGGGCTCTGATACTTTGCTACAATGGACACCCATAGAAGAGTCATCAGATGCTGCTCAGATCACATATACCAAGAAGGTGAGGCCCTCTTTCTTGATGGTATAAACTTCTACTGGTATATTAAATCTTCATCACATTGTGTCCTAATAACTTAAGTAATAAAACATCGtctaaataaaacattatttagaCTCGTGATTCATTAAAAAGTTTTGCCTGTATTGGGAACTGGTGTTCTAGTTTCCTTGTTCTTTTCATATCGCATTGCCATAGCCTCTCAAAAATAGTAGATTTTTAATCGGTTTCTGGGGGAAACAGCTGTAGGACTGTggagcagctgctgagactgccCCTCCATT is a genomic window containing:
- the LOC117058245 gene encoding proline-rich AKT1 substrate 1-like isoform X2, producing the protein MPCEGRGSGRGLRGGRRRRRRLFGRGGGPISVLGRVKGERSGFRVVAPEGGGEASAEEELRGAGRMTNMADNHKESWAALVAAAEQYRRQTGNEIVLLTAFRAPPPGGFSYAQHGSGALADAVQRYLEDIAVVHKTTAFTYAARPPSAPRPGPTNGSYSRSCPSTNASDEPAPHRTPTPQGPLPQASGGQEPEEEDDEGDRNTLTELEQPGLFVMDEDSPSQEYEPFFDSDLESTDDGSLSEEAPGQTAPPPLSHQYAKSLPVSVPIWGFKEQRQEMRSSDEENSKHSSPDLEKIAASMRALVLRVSDGTEMFGDLPRPRLNTSDFQKLQRKY
- the LOC117058245 gene encoding proline-rich AKT1 substrate 1-like isoform X1, with the protein product MPCEGRGSGRGLRGGRRRRRRLFGRGGGPISVLGRVKGERSGFRVVAPEGGGEASAEEELRGAGRMTNMADNHKESWAALVAAAEQYRRQTGNEIVLLTAFRAPPPGGFSYAQHGSGALADAVQRYLEDIAVVHKTTAFTYAARPPSAPRPGPTNGSYSRSCPSTNASDEPAPHRTPTPQGPLPQASGGQEPEEEDDEGDRNTLTELEQPGGREQPSDTTGLFVMDEDSPSQEYEPFFDSDLESTDDGSLSEEAPGQTAPPPLSHQYAKSLPVSVPIWGFKEQRQEMRSSDEENSKHSSPDLEKIAASMRALVLRVSDGTEMFGDLPRPRLNTSDFQKLQRKY
- the LOC117058245 gene encoding proline-rich AKT1 substrate 1-like isoform X3, producing MTNMADNHKESWAALVAAAEQYRRQTGNEIVLLTAFRAPPPGGFSYAQHGSGALADAVQRYLEDIAVVHKTTAFTYAARPPSAPRPGPTNGSYSRSCPSTNASDEPAPHRTPTPQGPLPQASGGQEPEEEDDEGDRNTLTELEQPGGREQPSDTTGLFVMDEDSPSQEYEPFFDSDLESTDDGSLSEEAPGQTAPPPLSHQYAKSLPVSVPIWGFKEQRQEMRSSDEENSKHSSPDLEKIAASMRALVLRVSDGTEMFGDLPRPRLNTSDFQKLQRKY